From Blattabacterium cuenoti:
TATACAAATGCACAAAAATCCAATTTTGGAATTTTTTTAACACGATATCTTAATCTTTTAGAAAGTAATTTTCTATAAAATCTAGATTTAGAACGAATCAATTTCAATATATTTTTATCCAAAAAAGGATAAATGCTAATATATACTTTTATTAAGTTCATATCATGAGTCATACATATTTTAATCAAAGTCACTAAAAATTTATTTTTACTTCGATTATAATAGATTTCTTCATTAATAATTTCTGCTATTTCTATAAAAAATATTGAAGATAATTTCTCATTTCTAATCAAGTTCATTTCTTTCATAATTTCGTCTTAATAAATAAAAAATAAAAGCATAAAAATTTACAAAAAATTTGTAATAG
This genomic window contains:
- a CDS encoding ribosome-binding factor A — translated: MKEMNLIRNEKLSSIFFIEIAEIINEEIYYNRSKNKFLVTLIKICMTHDMNLIKVYISIYPFLDKNILKLIRSKSRFYRKLLSKRLRYRVKKIPKLDFCAFV